Proteins from a genomic interval of Quercus lobata isolate SW786 chromosome 11, ValleyOak3.0 Primary Assembly, whole genome shotgun sequence:
- the LOC115966406 gene encoding uncharacterized protein LOC115966406 has translation MADQEQKALRDYAMPSVNGATSSIRRPAIQANNFEIKPAIIQMIQQTVQFGGLSQEDPNVHIANFLEICDTFKHNGVTDDAIRLRLFPFSLRDKAKVWLNSLPHGIITTWEELAQKFLAKYFPPAKSAKLRNDITTFIQFEGESLYEAWERYKELLRMCPHHDLLAWLQVQTFYNGLGATNRSIVDVAASGALMSKTHEAAYELLEELASNNYKWPIERAMPRKTAGVLELDSITSLVAQMETLSQQLGKMNVNAIQTNVVCDHCARNHSSVDCQVGNPFAQSSYGQANYVSNFQRQNNPYSNTYNPGWRNHPNFSWRNNQG, from the coding sequence ATGGCTGATCAAGAGCAAAAGGCGTTAAGAGATTATGCTATGCCCTCGGTAAATGGAGCTACATCGAGCATAAGGAGGCCAGCCATACAAGCCAATAATTTTGAGATCAAGCCGGCCATCATTCAGATGATACAGCAGACTGTCCAGTTCGGGGGGCTGTCACAAGAGGATCCTAATGTCCATATTGCAAATTTCTTGGAGATTTGTGATACTTTTAAACATAACGGAGTGACAGATGATGCGATTCGACTGAGGCTTTTTCCCTTCTCACTTAGGGATAAAGCAAAAGTTTGGTTGAATTCTTTGCCACATGGCATCATTACTACGTGGGAGGAGttggcacaaaaatttttagcaaaatatttCCCTCCCGCAAAGTCAGCAAAGCTAAGGAATGATATCACCACGTTCATCCAATTTGAGGGTGAATCATTATACGAAGCATGGGAAAGGTACAAAGAATTATTACGAATGTGTCCTCATCATGACCTTCTAGCATGGCTTCAAGTGCAAACATTCTACAATGGTCTAGGAGCTACAAACAGATCTATAGTTGATGTAGCAGCCAGTGGAGCTTTAATGAGTAAAACTCATGAGGCAGCCTATGAACTTCTGGAAGAATTGGCATCCAACAACTATAAATGGCCTATAGAAAGAGCAATGCCAAGAAAGACAGCTGGAGTTTTAGAACTTGATTCTATTACCTCATTGGTGGCACAAATGGAAACTTTGTCTCAACAACTAGGTAAAATGAATGTTAATGCTATTCAAACTAATGTTGTTTGTGATCATTGTGCAAGAAATCATTCAAGTGTTGACTGCCAAGTGGGAAATCCTTTTGCCCAATCGAGTTATGGACAAGCAAATTACGTGTCAAATTTTCAACGTCAAAATAATCCATACTCGAACACATACAATCCTGGATGGAGGAATCACCCCAACTTCTCTTGGAGGAATAACCAAGGGTAG